In a single window of the Nicotiana tomentosiformis chromosome 10, ASM39032v3, whole genome shotgun sequence genome:
- the LOC138900010 gene encoding uncharacterized protein: MAIFTDMVETFYEVFMDDFLVFRPSFDECLTNLSKVLARLLEKDTPLKFDEHWLKEYEELKKRLVIAPIITAPEWENLLKFDVETKDKKGTENQVADHLTRLETRAHFDERDKIQKLFPDEQLLPITAGTTAWYADYVNFIVSGVTTSKLSPGGKRKFMHDIRFYLWDEPFLFKNYVVQLVRRCVPEDEMEAILHDCHASPYGENLGGDKTAAKLSQSGFYWPTMFKDAHAFVKRCDRCQRTSIISRSHKMPLKSILEVEAVAFLMNDAKVVVIFVKKNIFMRFGTPRALISDGGTHFCNKLLGNLLAKYGMRHKVAPAYHTQISGQVEVSNSEVKQNFREDSECRLVYGKACHLSIELENKSYWVIKKLNFGMDLAGEKWMLQLNELEEFRLHAYENAELYKEKTKRWHDKHILHR, encoded by the exons ATGGCAATCTTCACTGATATGGTAGAAACATTTTATGAAgtatttatggatgatttttTGGTCTTCAGACCATCTTTTGATGAATGCTTAACGAATTTGAGTAAAGTGCTTGccag GTTGCTTGAGAAGGATACGCCTTTAAAGTTTGATGAGCATTGGTTGAAAGAGTACGAGGAGCTGAAAAAGAGATTGGTGATTGCACCAATTATCACCGCCCCAGAATGGGAGAACCTTTTGA AATTTGACGTGGAAACCAAGGATaaaaaagggacagaaaatcaagtagcAGACCATTTGACGCGTTTGGAAACTCGCGCACATTTTGATGAAAGGGACAAAATTCAGAAACTTTTTCCTGATGAGCAATTATTACCCATCACAGCTGGCACAACTGCATGGTATGCTGACTATGTGAACTTCATTGTAAGTGGGGTGACTACGTCAAAGTTGTCACCGGGTGGTAAGAGAAAATTCATGCATGATATTAGATTTTATCTATGGGATGAGCCGTTTTTGTTTAAGAATTATGTAGTTCAGTTGGTGCGCCGGTGTGTTCCTGAGGATGAGATGGAAGCAATTTTACATGATTGTCATGCATCACCGTATGGAGAGAACCTTGGTGGAGACAAAACGGCTGCAAAGTTGTCGCAGTCGGGATTCTATTGGCCCACtatgtttaaggatgcacatgcttTTGTGAAAAGATGTGATAGGTGCCAAAGGACGTCTATAATTTCAAGAAGTCATAAGATGCCATTGAAGAGCATACTTGAG GTTGAGGCTGTGGCTTTTCTGATGAATGATGCTAAGGTAGTGGTGATCtttgtgaagaaaaatattttcatgagATTTGGAACTCCGCGTGCTTTGATTAGTGATGGAGGTACTCACTTTTGTAATAAACTGTTGGGCAACCTTTTGGCTAAGTATGGGATGAGACACAAGGTAGCACCTGCTTATCATACACAAATTAGTGGTCAAGTTGAGGTTTCGAATAGTGAGGTGAAGCAAAATTTTCGAGAAGACAGTGAGTGCAG GTTAGTTTATGGGAAGGCTTGTCACTTGTCCATTGAGCTTGAGAACAAGTCATATTGGGTAATCAAGAAGCTCAACTTTGGTATGGATCTAGCTGGGGAAAAATGGATGTTGCAACTAAATGAGCTCGAAGAGTTTCGCTTGCACGCATATGAGAATGCGGAGTTGTATAAAGAGAAAACAAAGAGATGGCATGACAAACACATTTTGCATCGTTAG